Part of the Toxotes jaculatrix isolate fToxJac2 chromosome 8, fToxJac2.pri, whole genome shotgun sequence genome is shown below.
TTTGGTGCAAATCTAcgctcaagaaaaaaaaaaagaggcttctTTCAAGGCTGAACGGCAGGTAATCACACAGATGCCAGGGAATGAAAATCTAAAAGTTCAAGTAGGTCACTTGAAAAGAAGAAAGCTGAATCCAATCTTCTGCTCAGTTCCCTCCCTCTGGCTCAAGCCTCGGCCCCAGATTTGAAGAATGCTCCTCGTCACTTGAGTCCTCAGTCGCATTGTCCACCAGGGGTTTGCTCAGAGGCCTGTCGGGAAGCGGGGGAGCCTGTTGAGATGAGTACCGAAAGGAATGATAAACCCCGACCTCCATGCTGTCTGCACCAGTGCTATCAGACGCCCGCGGCTTATGCGAGTCTGTGTGTCCTGTGAGGGGccgctgtgtgtcagtgtctccGTAGACGGCAATCTCCATCCCCTTGCTCAGCAGGTGTGTGTAGACGAGCGTGTCATCAATGGAGGTGTACACATGGGACTCGTTGTCTTCGCGTGTTTTGGGGAAGTTGTTGTGTCCTGGGAGGAACATGGTGCCATTTGGGTTGTAGATGGACACCTGATgattcagcttcttcttcttcttcctgttttgcaGGAGAGACAAAGTTAAATGAGACGAAATTTTAGAAATGAAGGGGGAAAATCTCTGCGACCTTCAGTATCTTTTCGAAAACACGTAAAAGACAAATATACTGAcattttgagtgtgaataataaaAGTATAAGTACAGATGCACTTACTTAATCACCACACAGACCACTACCAGCACGATGATGAAGATGACCAACAGGGCAGCCACCACACTCAGGATGATGGTCAACAGAAGGCCTAAAtatgagaaaacaacaacacatacaaTCTGAATTCTGAGTGTGTAGAAAATTATTgtccaaaccaaaaaaaaaaaaaaaaaaaatcttaacagtTTGCATAAAACTTTGATGCAAAATCTCCTCTTACTCTTGCTCTCCTGCAGGGTGATCTTGGTGATAACGCTGAAGTGTCCTCTTTCGGGCTTACAGTTGGACATGTTGACGTAGAATGTCTCAGAGACCGTGATCTCGCTCTGAGCCTCCTCGTCCTCCCTGCGGCTGTAGTCCTCCTCCGGGCGGCCGACTCTCTGCACCTTGATGTTGGTGTGGTGGTTATTGCACTTGGGCTGGCTGAGGTTGGCAAACATCACGTGCGCCTCCATCTTTGGGGGCACGGAGACAAACCAGGAGACGGTGGAGTAAGGCTTCATTCCCTCTGGCCAACCAGGAGTAGCCACAAGGACAGCGGTGTCTTTCTTTGAAGATACAGTGAATATGTATCTTTCTGAATGTGAgttagaaagaaaatgaaatgaaatatcactgaaaaacaataatttatttaattcatcTGAAGCTAATTGTTACCTGATATCTCCTCTTTAAAACAGGCGTCCAGGATGTTCTTGTAAGACGTCCTCAGTGATTTACTCCCCATGCtggacacagtgacagacatGTTGGTGTGGATTTGGATCTTCTGTATGGCTCCCTGAGGGCAGAAGTGTCCAATAGTGTTGCCATTGTCTTCAGCCACTTTGATAATAATGCTGTCATTGCACTGCTGTCCAGGTAGGGACTGCTTGAGGGGCCCAGAGGGAGAGGTCAGCTCCACGGTCCCGTGCTGGGGAGGACGGAGAATCCAGGTCACACTGCTCAGAGGGGCGGGGAGGCAGCTCGGCAACACAGGCAGCAAGAGACGGACTGGAGTCTTTGGGCAGTCTTTGAGCTGACTGCACTCTGACATGAAAGTAGAGGTCATTGAAATAATTAGGGGTTCAGAAATGAGAGAGCTTTATTTTTCCAGTCTCAGGGAATCCCTGTTAAACACTCATATCTGGATTTACCTATGACTCTCATGGCGGTGACTTGTACGTCTTCAGGAAGGCAGCCCTGGAAAGACAGGTCACTGTCTGAAGTGACTATGATCTTCTCCTTCGTCACAGAGTTTATTTTCATCTCGCAGTCAGAGGCCGGTCTCAGCTTCTGAATGTAAAGAGAGAGTTCCTCCACTTCGCTCAGGTCCACTTTACACGACACTagaggaaaaacagtgaagCAAGGAAACCACATCGAACAGGAGTTAGAATTTTGAGGAAGTTCTTCCTGCTAATGTGCCACCGCCGTCATTTATGACTCCGCAATAATGCAATTTCAGAGCTCCCCGGACGTGACACCTGAGGACTCAGATAAAGATCACTACGTTACTCATCACACCTCAAAAAATAGGGAAAAAGTTTGTCTCATCTGTGATTCATGGAACGGCAGACTTGTTATAACTCGTTGAGacaatgaaaaaagagaaaaaaacattatttatacGCATGCCTGCCACAGCACGCAGCACACCTTTTACACTAGCGTCTGAACAGCAAAGTCAATCTGAATCAcccgaagaaaaaaaaactgtgctttcattttcaaattgatAAATCAAAGTTGATTGACACAGTTTATTTGTCACAATGGCAAAATTTGCAGCTTTAAAGACTCTTTGAGATTTGCTTTCTGTTCTGTATTTAAAGTctttatgaaataaatattttgacaCTGATCAGactaacaaatacatttttagataAAACCACGTGGAGGcaacagaaacaagctgtaaatacTGACATATTAACACCTTATAAGGTTGATATGTCAAACTTATTAACAGTTGTTTTATtacacatccatccatcagaCACAAAGCAGCATTAGTGTTCATCTCCAGTTGTGTGTCACTGAgtaatatctgtctctttagcagctaaatgctccactgtgttcaccagctctGCTCTAACTGTATCTGTCTGCCGTTTGGTGCTGAGCTGGTGGTCTTCAGAGGGTTTTTagaggtttttttaattaaatttgaaaacagctgcctgctgcagctgataaaaGTGTCGAGACTGAACCAAGTTGTGGTtcaaaaacccaaaacactactcgaaaagacactaaaacactaCCTAGAGATCATTCTCTGTGGGCTTGTCACTATAGGCAACATTTTTGACATTAGACATAGTCATTGTCATCCATAGTTAATACAAACATACTtattattgcagctttaaatttcAGTTGAATTGGTTTTTGAGCCTTAGAAACAGCCAACATCTCAGTTAGCTTCATTCTCTCAGTGTggacaaaaacataatttgtcCACGTCAAGGTCGACCCAAAATCAAAGCTTTTCTCCTGCTCACAGTCTGTCTAATCGCCTTATATcataaacatgtaaaatgtgttaaattgAGAAACCATGTCTAAGGGCCAAATACTCAACAATACCAAAGCTAAATAACATGATAAATTGCAAATGAGGTACAAACCTGGTAAACTTGTACTTGAAGCAGACACCTGTATATTCAGGGAGAGTCCACGAGAGCCAGCTCTTCTTCTGTCCATCTCACAGTTCCTTAACATCAGGGTGAAGTTCCCCTGATTGTGAGTCGGCTGGGGCTCCATCAGACCCAGCACCGACGCTGCTCTCCCTTTACTGTGGTACTCCACCGCTGCCTCCTTTTTCATACAAGTCGGCTGTGTGAGGTTGAAGAACTTAATGGATGTCTTGTGTTTGCTGGGGACCTGAAAGTACCACTCCATCACATCGTCGTCAGGAAAACTGTCCGGGAAGTTTGGAGAGAACAGCTCTGAGGACGACATCCCTTTTGGTAGCGACAGGGTGATTTTGGCAAGGGCTAGGAGAGAAACAAGTAAAtgaaactgtcaaataaagtgactttgaaagacacacaaaagagaAGTTGTTCAGATGTGAAAATATAAACCAACTCACACTTAATTTCCTCCCCGACGGACACCTCAAACTGGTCATTTTGCAGCTTCTGCCCTGCTGGGACCTCCACAGAAAAGCTGC
Proteins encoded:
- the LOC121186497 gene encoding CUB domain-containing protein 1-like, whose translation is MTCARISPQDRSHGATLLDSMSLSAVRVCLQILFLMCIVSAVSGVQKLMITPDRGTTFNISSTQVKGCKVCTGAGSSRRCDASLLLKGTTSVSVEFECSRPQDVFRVEISRNIECNTSCSGHIVLDESSSLPLLEFNRKFTWNLNATAPKAFKIDFTKTGLREINPSEKCPDRHIYTLQAFQTTGNVTVGKYCRTGSISSAQILDLGSFSVEVPAGQKLQNDQFEVSVGEEIKSLAKITLSLPKGMSSSELFSPNFPDSFPDDDVMEWYFQVPSKHKTSIKFFNLTQPTCMKKEAAVEYHSKGRAASVLGLMEPQPTHNQGNFTLMLRNCEMDRRRAGSRGLSLNIQVSASSTSLPVSCKVDLSEVEELSLYIQKLRPASDCEMKINSVTKEKIIVTSDSDLSFQGCLPEDVQVTAMRVIECSQLKDCPKTPVRLLLPVLPSCLPAPLSSVTWILRPPQHGTVELTSPSGPLKQSLPGQQCNDSIIIKVAEDNGNTIGHFCPQGAIQKIQIHTNMSVTVSSMGSKSLRTSYKNILDACFKEEISERYIFTVSSKKDTAVLVATPGWPEGMKPYSTVSWFVSVPPKMEAHVMFANLSQPKCNNHHTNIKVQRVGRPEEDYSRREDEEAQSEITVSETFYVNMSNCKPERGHFSVITKITLQESKSLLLTIILSVVAALLVIFIIVLVVVCVVIKKKKKKLNHQVSIYNPNGTMFLPGHNNFPKTREDNESHVYTSIDDTLVYTHLLSKGMEIAVYGDTDTQRPLTGHTDSHKPRASDSTGADSMEVGVYHSFRYSSQQAPPLPDRPLSKPLVDNATEDSSDEEHSSNLGPRLEPEGGN